A genomic segment from Juglans regia cultivar Chandler chromosome 14, Walnut 2.0, whole genome shotgun sequence encodes:
- the LOC118343706 gene encoding protein ALP1-like — protein MGPVRGFRKRKKTEKKPEENASASGSPGPEEGPLDWWDEFSRRIHGLQSPSKSLDRFETVFKISRKTFDYICSLVKEDMMAKSAHFVFANGKPLSLCDQVAVALRRLSSGESLVTVGDSFGLNHSTVSQVTWRFVESMEERGLHHLKWPSTDTEMREIKSKFEKMRGLPNCCGVVDTTHIMMCLPASDPSSHTWLDHEKNHSMVLQAIVDPDMRFRDIVTGWPGKMKDWLVFESSNFYKLCDKGERLNGKDLELSEGSGIREYIIGDLGYPLLPHLIIPYEGTELPESREEFNRRHHATRIVAQRALARLKDTWKIIQGVMWRPDKHRLPRIILTCCLLHNIIIDMDDEAQDEVPLSHNHDSGYHQQICGTVDIKGVHLRDKLSLYLSGRLHS, from the exons ATGGGTCCTGTAAGAGGATtcagaaagaggaaaaagacaGAGAAGAAGCCTGAAGAGAATGCTTCTGCTTCTGGGTCCCCGGGGCCGGAGGAGGGGCCTCTAGATTGGTGGGATGAGTTCTCACGGAGAATTCATG GTCTTCAATCTCCATCCAAGAGTCTAGATAGGTTTGAAACTGTTTTTAAGATATCCAGAAAAACCTTTGACTACATATGTTCACTCGTGAAGGAAGACATGATGGCTAAGTCTGCACATTTTGTGTTTGCAAATGGCAAGCCATTGTCTTTATGTGATCAGGTAGCTGTAGCCTTAAGAAGACTGAGCTCCGGCGAGTCACTAGTGACAGTTGGCGATTCGTTTGGGTTGAACCACTCAACTGTCTCCCAAGTGACCTGGCGTTTTGTGGAATCCATGGAAGAAAGGGGGCTTCATCACCTGAAGTGGCCTTCAACAGATACGGAAATGAgggaaataaaatctaaatttgagaaaatgcGAGGCCTCCCTAATTGCTGTGGTGTTGTGGATACAACCCACATCATGATGTGTTTGCCTGCATCGGATCCCTCAAGTCACACCTGGCTCGATCATGAGAAGAATCATAGCATGGTGTTGCAGGCAATTGTGGACCCGGACATGAGGTTTCGAGACATAGTCACTGGATGGCCAGGAAAAATGAAGGACTGGTTGGTATTTGAGAGTTCAAACTTCTACAAACTCTGTGATAAAGGGGAGAGGTTGAACGGAAAAGATTTAGAGCTCTCTGAGGGATCAGGAATAAGGGAATACATAATTGGCGATTTAGGGTATCCTTTATTGCCACATCTTATCATTCCCTATGAAGGGACAGAACTCCCAGAGTCAAGAGAAGAGTTCAACAGGCGGCATCATGCCACTCGGATAGTGGCACAGAGAGCATTGGCGAGGTTGAAAGACACGTGGAAAATCATTCAAGGAGTTATGTGGAGGCCTGACAAACATAGGTTGCCGAGGATTATTCTCACTTGCTGTCTACTTCATAACATTATTATTGATATGGATGATGAGGCGCAGGACGAGGTACCTTTGTCTCACAACCACGACTCAGGTTACCACCAACAGATTTGTGGAACTGTCGACATAAAGGGGGTGCATCTGAGAGATAAGTTGTCTCTGTACTTGTCGGGAAGGTTGCATtcttaa
- the LOC108993011 gene encoding protein UPSTREAM OF FLC: protein MAVATRGRATELQLPNKWKDREISPDRTKVWTEPKVKTDRRSVPVVYYLSRNGQLEHPHFMEVPLSTPDGLYLRDVINRLNLLRGKGMATMYSWSSKRSYKNGFVWHDLAENDFICPAHGKEYVLKGSEVLDTCLSRAVHGTASSRSLRPPEINKSDEDSDFPVVTRRRNQSWSSIDLNEYKVYKAESSGESTGKAAADASTQTDEKRRRRRSVREKEDEEDARQEKAQRETCQSRSTELSRDEISPPPSDSSPETLESLMKADGRIVICSSGANGDSSNPPTAEICPSGRAKASSVLMQLISCGSISFKDCGNMAAKDEGFSLIGHYKARLPRGAGNNGSNSNNHVGTSRGITSFAGLKLEDKEYFSGSLIETKKKEEVVPHLKRSSSYNSDRTSQLQLTEEETEGARTKCIPRKPRALPTKKKEGNNDGSRLNGSESQGGNKLKS, encoded by the exons atggCGGTGGCTACCAGAGGAAGAGCGACAGAGCTGCAGCTTCCGAACAAGTGGAAGGACAGAGAGATTAGCCCGGATAGAACCAAGGTCTGGACCGAGCCTAAGGTTAAGACCGATAGAAGATCGGTCCCCGTCGTTTATTATCTGTCCAGGAATGGTCAGCTCGAGCACCCTCACTTCATGGAGGTCCCTCTTTCCACTCCCGACGGTCTCTATCTCAGAG ATGTAATCAACCGCTTGAACCTCCTCCGCGGAAAAGGCATGGCTACCATGTACTCCTGGTCATCCAAACG GAGCTACAAAAACGGCTTCGTTTGGCACGACCTCGCGGAGAACGATTTCATATGCCCGGCGCACGGCAAAGAGTACGTTCTCAAAGGCTCTGAGGTCCTCGACACCTGTCTGAGCCGTGCGGTACACGGAACGGCATCATCGCGTTCCCTGAGGCCTCCGGAGATAAACAAGTCCGATGAGGATTCCGATTTCCCGGTGGTCACGCGGAGAAGGAATCAATCGTGGAGCTCGATCGATCTCAACGAGTACAAGGTCTACAAGGCCGAGTCTTCGGGTGAGTCAACCGGAAAGGCTGCCGCCGACGCGTCGACTCAGACCGACGAGAAGCGAAGAAGACGCAGATCGGTCAGGGagaaagaagacgaagaagatgcGCGCCAAGAGAAAGCTCAACGCGAAACGTGCCAGAGTCGAAGCACGGAGCTGAGCAGGGACGAGATCTCGCCACCGCCTTCGGATTCGAGCCCCGAAACGCTAGAGTCTCTGATGAAGGCCGACGGAAGGATAGTGATTTGCTCAAGTGGGGCTAATGGTGACAGTTCGAATCCACCAACGGCGGAGATTTGTCCAAGTGGGAGGGCGAAGGCGTCGTCGGTTCTGATGCAGTTGATATCGTGCGGGTCAATCTCGTTCAAGGACTGTGGGAACATGGCAGCGAAGGATGAAGGGTTCTCGTTGATTGGGCACTACAAGGCGAGGTTGCCCCGCGGAGCAGGGAATAATGGCAGTAATAGTAATAATCACGTGGGGACTTCGAGGGGAATTACAAGTTTCGCGGGCCTGAAATTGGAAGACAAGGAGTATTTTAGCGGGAGCTTGATTGAGACCAAGAAGAAAGAGGAGGTTGTTCCACATTTGAAGAGGTCTTCTTCCTACAATTCAGATCG GACCTCGCAATTGCAATTGACGGAAGAAGAGACGGAAGGAGCGCGCACGAAATGCATACCGAGGAAACCGAGGGCACTGCCAACGAAGAAGAAAGAGGGTAACAACGATGGCTCGCGTCTCAACGGTAGTGAGAGTCAAGGAGGGAACAAATTAAAGAGTTGA